One segment of Mycolicibacterium sp. YH-1 DNA contains the following:
- a CDS encoding antitoxin — protein sequence MGFLDKVKNLVSQNADKVDSAIDKVGDIVDQKTQGKYTQHVDKVQEAAKKAVDNTQQPGQPPASPPAPPQS from the coding sequence ATGGGATTTCTGGACAAGGTGAAGAACCTGGTATCGCAGAACGCGGACAAGGTTGATTCCGCCATCGACAAGGTCGGCGACATCGTCGACCAGAAGACGCAGGGTAAGTACACCCAGCACGTGGACAAGGTGCAGGAGGCCGCGAAGAAGGCCGTGGACAACACCCAGCAGCCGGGGCAGCCGCCAGCCTCGCCACCCGCACCGCCGCAGTCGTAG
- a CDS encoding SRPBCC family protein, whose translation MAKLSVSVDVPMSPDQAWEAASDLSRYKEWLTVHRVWRNALPETIGKGTELVSIIEVKGMANRVTWKIVNYRPPESMTLNGDGKGGVKIKLIAKITPTETGSTVRFDVHLGGVLFGPIGMAVAGALKGDIQQSLENFKTVFA comes from the coding sequence ATGGCGAAGCTTTCCGTATCGGTCGACGTCCCCATGTCGCCGGATCAGGCGTGGGAGGCGGCTTCGGACCTGTCGCGATACAAGGAGTGGCTGACGGTTCATCGGGTGTGGCGCAATGCGCTGCCCGAGACCATCGGGAAGGGCACCGAACTGGTGTCCATCATCGAGGTGAAGGGTATGGCGAACCGCGTCACCTGGAAGATCGTCAACTACCGGCCACCCGAGTCGATGACCCTCAACGGCGACGGCAAGGGCGGGGTCAAGATCAAGCTGATCGCGAAGATCACCCCGACGGAAACCGGGTCGACCGTGAGGTTCGACGTGCATCTCGGCGGCGTACTGTTCGGTCCCATCGGGATGGCGGTGGCCGGCGCGCTCAAGGGTGATATCCAGCAGTCTCTGGAGAACTTCAAGACCGTATTCGCGTGA
- a CDS encoding NAD-dependent succinate-semialdehyde dehydrogenase gives MTAGVSTQPTYRVVNPATGVVGEEFDFATDAEVEATLAKSAEAYRSWQAVPIAQRAKIVSRVADLFREQADRLGAIATEEMGKPLPEAVGEADFCGDIFEYFATEGPGFASEQEIRTLAHGRAYVQKLPIGPLLGIMPWNYPFYQIARFAAPNLVLGNTIILKHAESVPKSALAVQEIMDEAGVPDGVYVNLFASYGQIEKIIADRRIVGVSLTGSERAGSVVAALAGKNLKKCVLELGGSDAYVVLDSDDVAASADLAWETRIGNTGQACNSNKRMIVTNDIYDAFVGRLVERAKDLKPGDPAQSAEGTFAPLSSRKAAEILHEQVQDAVAKGATLHAGGVLSEGPDAYYSPAVLTGITPEMRAYREELFGPVAVVYSVDSDEEALTLANDSDYGLGGAVFSTDRERAEKIAQRLESGMSNVNAPANEGQEVPFGGVKRSGFGRELGPLGMDEFVNKRLYYVAD, from the coding sequence ATGACCGCAGGAGTTTCCACTCAACCCACCTACCGGGTCGTGAACCCGGCGACCGGTGTCGTGGGCGAGGAGTTCGACTTCGCCACCGACGCGGAGGTCGAGGCCACGCTTGCCAAGTCCGCCGAGGCATACCGGTCCTGGCAGGCCGTCCCGATCGCGCAGCGGGCGAAGATCGTCAGCCGCGTGGCCGACCTGTTCAGGGAGCAGGCGGATCGGCTCGGCGCCATCGCCACCGAGGAGATGGGCAAACCGCTGCCCGAGGCGGTCGGCGAGGCCGACTTCTGTGGCGACATCTTCGAGTACTTCGCGACCGAGGGCCCCGGGTTTGCGTCCGAGCAGGAGATCCGGACACTTGCGCACGGCAGGGCCTACGTTCAGAAGCTGCCGATCGGGCCGTTGCTCGGCATCATGCCCTGGAACTACCCCTTCTACCAGATCGCGCGGTTCGCGGCGCCAAACCTGGTGCTGGGCAACACCATAATCCTCAAGCATGCCGAGTCGGTGCCGAAGTCCGCACTGGCGGTGCAGGAGATCATGGACGAGGCAGGCGTCCCGGACGGTGTCTACGTCAACCTGTTCGCGTCCTATGGGCAGATCGAGAAGATCATCGCCGACCGCCGCATCGTCGGGGTGTCGCTGACCGGATCGGAGCGTGCCGGGTCGGTGGTGGCGGCACTGGCAGGCAAGAACCTCAAGAAGTGCGTGCTGGAACTCGGCGGATCCGACGCGTACGTGGTGCTCGACTCCGACGACGTGGCGGCCTCGGCTGATCTGGCGTGGGAGACCAGGATTGGGAACACCGGTCAGGCCTGTAACTCGAACAAGCGGATGATCGTCACGAACGACATCTACGATGCCTTCGTCGGCCGTCTGGTCGAGCGCGCCAAGGACCTCAAGCCGGGCGACCCGGCGCAGTCCGCGGAGGGCACGTTCGCGCCGCTGTCATCGCGCAAGGCCGCCGAGATCCTGCACGAGCAGGTTCAGGACGCCGTGGCCAAGGGTGCGACGCTGCACGCGGGCGGTGTGCTGAGCGAGGGTCCTGACGCCTACTACTCGCCCGCGGTCCTGACCGGTATCACCCCGGAGATGCGGGCCTACCGCGAGGAACTGTTCGGGCCCGTCGCGGTGGTGTACTCCGTGGACAGCGACGAGGAGGCGCTGACTTTGGCCAACGACTCCGACTACGGGCTGGGCGGGGCGGTGTTCAGCACCGACCGGGAGCGTGCGGAGAAGATCGCGCAGCGTCTCGAGTCGGGTATGTCCAACGTCAACGCGCCCGCCAACGAAGGCCAGGAGGTGCCGTTCGGCGGGGTCAAGCGCAGCGGGTTCGGCCGCGAACTCGGTCCGCTGGGTATGGACGAGTTCGTGAACAAGCGACTGTATTACGTGGCGGACTAA
- a CDS encoding amidohydrolase family protein produces MLTEKYEYGIDFDAIEAIDFHTHIEVDCNGHNAYDDELVDATRSYFKMGDTAAATVDELARHYRARNTAAVVFTIDAETGMGHKPNSVEDLIAGATSNNDVLIPFGTVDPRTSDHAVALVHEQIAMGVRGFKFHPSMQAFEPNDRRFYPIYDAIAGAGLPALFHTGQTGLGSGLPGGHGIKLRYSDPMLLDDVAADFPDLTVVMAHPAVPWVDAQIAIATHKANVYIDLSGYSPKYFPPQLVRALARPLRHKALFGTDYPYIQLDRWSSDFAALDLDPEIAPLIYKENALRVLGISR; encoded by the coding sequence GTGTTGACCGAGAAGTACGAGTACGGAATCGATTTCGACGCGATCGAGGCCATCGACTTCCACACGCACATCGAGGTCGACTGCAACGGGCACAACGCCTATGACGACGAGTTGGTCGATGCAACCCGGTCCTACTTCAAGATGGGCGACACCGCCGCGGCCACGGTCGACGAACTGGCCAGGCACTACCGCGCACGCAACACCGCCGCAGTGGTCTTCACCATCGACGCCGAGACGGGCATGGGCCATAAGCCCAACTCCGTTGAGGACCTGATCGCCGGGGCCACGTCCAACAACGACGTCCTCATCCCGTTCGGGACCGTCGACCCCCGTACGTCCGACCATGCGGTGGCTCTCGTGCACGAGCAGATCGCAATGGGCGTGCGGGGTTTCAAGTTCCATCCGAGCATGCAGGCGTTCGAGCCCAACGACCGCCGGTTCTACCCGATCTATGACGCCATCGCCGGTGCCGGTCTGCCCGCGCTGTTTCACACCGGACAGACGGGCCTGGGCTCGGGTCTGCCCGGCGGGCACGGTATCAAGCTTCGCTACAGCGACCCCATGCTGCTCGACGACGTCGCGGCCGACTTCCCCGACCTGACGGTGGTGATGGCGCACCCGGCGGTGCCGTGGGTGGATGCGCAGATCGCGATCGCCACGCACAAGGCGAACGTCTACATCGATCTCTCGGGATACTCGCCCAAGTACTTTCCGCCGCAGCTGGTCCGTGCCCTCGCCCGGCCGCTACGCCACAAGGCGCTGTTCGGTACCGACTACCCCTACATCCAGCTGGATCGCTGGAGCAGTGACTTCGCTGCGCTCGATCTCGACCCCGAGATCGCGCCGCTGATCTACAAGGAGAACGCGCTGCGGGTTCTCGGCATCTCGCGATGA
- a CDS encoding VOC family protein → MTSSSAKENYTAPLGAPTWIDLGTSNLARAREFYGTVFGWTFEEAGEEYGGYVTALVDGKPVAGLMANDPQWNMPDGWTTYLHTADADATIEAVVAAGGTSCGGAMDVPAKGRMAIVTDKVGGMLGLWQPGGHTGFEVVGAAGTPVWHHLATRDYTTAIDFYRTVFGWEMNVESDIPEFRYSNAMFGGEPLLGVMDGESFLPEGVPSTWTVFLGAEDVDKTLEVVVANGGTVVRAAEDTPYGRLAAVTDPTGAEFNLASLQD, encoded by the coding sequence ATGACCTCCAGCTCCGCCAAGGAAAACTACACAGCCCCGCTGGGCGCACCCACCTGGATCGATCTCGGCACCTCGAACCTGGCGCGGGCGCGGGAGTTCTACGGCACCGTGTTCGGCTGGACCTTCGAGGAAGCCGGCGAGGAGTACGGCGGTTACGTCACCGCTCTGGTCGACGGCAAGCCCGTCGCCGGTCTGATGGCCAACGACCCGCAGTGGAACATGCCGGACGGATGGACCACCTACCTGCACACAGCGGACGCCGACGCCACCATCGAGGCCGTGGTCGCCGCGGGCGGCACGTCGTGCGGCGGCGCCATGGATGTTCCCGCCAAGGGGCGGATGGCGATTGTCACCGACAAGGTGGGTGGCATGCTCGGCCTCTGGCAGCCCGGTGGGCACACCGGCTTCGAGGTGGTTGGCGCGGCGGGCACACCGGTCTGGCATCACCTGGCCACGCGCGACTACACCACGGCCATCGACTTCTACCGCACCGTGTTCGGCTGGGAGATGAACGTCGAGTCCGACATCCCGGAGTTCCGCTACAGCAACGCGATGTTCGGCGGCGAGCCTCTGCTGGGTGTGATGGACGGGGAGAGCTTCCTTCCCGAGGGTGTGCCGTCGACCTGGACCGTTTTCCTGGGCGCCGAGGACGTCGACAAGACCCTCGAGGTCGTCGTGGCCAACGGTGGCACCGTGGTCCGCGCCGCCGAGGACACCCCGTACGGCCGGCTCGCGGCCGTCACCGACCCGACCGGCGCGGAGTTCAACCTGGCGTCGTTGCAGGACTGA
- a CDS encoding cupin domain-containing protein has translation MTELPDWAMRLDLSPHPEGGWFRETWRSELTVAQSALPPDYTGPRSAGTAILFLLMPGQQSAWHTVRSAELWMYHRGSPLLLEVGAEQDEAATLLLGGDVMAGEQPQLLVPPGHWQRARPSGDEATLVSCVVVPGFDFADFALAAVSPATTPG, from the coding sequence ATGACCGAACTCCCCGATTGGGCCATGCGGCTCGACCTGTCCCCGCACCCGGAGGGCGGCTGGTTCCGGGAGACGTGGCGCAGTGAGTTGACCGTCGCGCAGTCCGCGCTCCCGCCCGACTACACCGGGCCGCGCAGCGCGGGTACGGCAATACTGTTCCTACTCATGCCCGGCCAGCAGTCGGCGTGGCACACGGTACGCAGTGCCGAGCTGTGGATGTATCACCGCGGCAGTCCGCTTCTGCTCGAGGTTGGGGCCGAACAGGACGAGGCGGCAACACTTCTTCTCGGCGGCGATGTCATGGCCGGCGAGCAACCCCAGCTGCTCGTCCCTCCGGGGCACTGGCAGCGGGCCCGCCCCAGTGGGGACGAGGCCACGCTGGTGAGCTGTGTCGTGGTGCCCGGCTTCGACTTCGCCGACTTCGCTCTCGCCGCCGTCAGTCCTGCAACGACGCCAGGTTGA
- a CDS encoding GNAT family N-acetyltransferase, which produces MTGFVEPVVLTGQRWVTLEPLTPDHEPEIATACADGDLGSLWFTSAPSPQTAGDWIRLRLSVQHPDTGLTFVARRPGGEVVGSSSYLNVDPLNRRLEIGNTWFAASARRSGVNTEAKLLMLGHAFDELNCVAVEFRTHFMNRASRAAIERLGAKLDGVLRSQQLLPDGSRRDTVVYSILDVEWPAVRNNLAFQLDRPRGPGPLRRV; this is translated from the coding sequence ATGACGGGCTTCGTCGAACCGGTCGTGCTGACCGGTCAGCGGTGGGTGACACTCGAACCGCTGACCCCCGACCACGAACCGGAGATCGCGACGGCGTGCGCCGACGGTGACCTGGGATCGCTGTGGTTCACCAGCGCACCGTCACCGCAGACGGCGGGTGACTGGATCAGGCTGCGGCTATCGGTGCAGCATCCCGACACCGGACTCACGTTCGTGGCGCGCAGGCCTGGCGGCGAGGTGGTCGGGTCGTCGAGCTACCTCAACGTCGATCCGCTCAACCGGCGGCTTGAGATCGGAAACACGTGGTTCGCGGCCTCAGCGCGTAGGTCCGGGGTCAACACCGAGGCGAAGTTGCTGATGTTGGGCCACGCCTTCGACGAGTTGAACTGCGTGGCAGTCGAATTCCGCACGCACTTCATGAACCGGGCAAGCCGCGCGGCCATCGAGCGCCTCGGCGCCAAGCTCGACGGGGTGCTTCGCAGCCAGCAGCTGCTGCCCGACGGATCACGACGCGACACCGTCGTCTACTCGATCCTCGACGTGGAGTGGCCAGCGGTGCGCAACAACCTGGCGTTCCAGTTGGACCGCCCGCGCGGACCGGGGCCGCTACGCCGGGTGTGA
- a CDS encoding Hsp20/alpha crystallin family protein translates to MLRFDPFSSVNDDLSALTRGLLTSQAGSSRSPRFMPMDLCKIDDHYVLTADLPGVDPGSVDVDVDNGTLTVSAHRTARSEDSVQWLANERFFGTYRRQLSLGEGVDPAGIAASYENGVLTVTIPMAEKAKARKVAITHGGGQKSIPTTTVDA, encoded by the coding sequence GTGCTTCGTTTCGATCCCTTCAGTTCCGTCAATGATGATCTCTCCGCGTTGACCCGGGGTTTGCTGACCAGCCAGGCCGGTTCGAGTCGTAGTCCACGGTTCATGCCCATGGACCTGTGCAAGATCGACGACCACTACGTGCTGACAGCGGACCTACCCGGAGTCGATCCCGGATCGGTTGACGTTGACGTCGACAACGGCACATTGACCGTCTCGGCTCACCGCACCGCCCGTTCCGAGGACTCCGTGCAGTGGCTGGCCAACGAGAGGTTCTTCGGCACCTATCGCAGGCAGTTGTCCCTCGGCGAGGGAGTTGATCCGGCGGGAATCGCCGCCTCCTACGAGAACGGCGTCCTGACCGTCACGATCCCCATGGCCGAGAAGGCGAAGGCCCGCAAGGTCGCGATCACCCACGGAGGTGGCCAGAAGTCAATTCCGACAACGACTGTCGACGCATAA
- a CDS encoding helix-turn-helix domain-containing protein: MLGALGDEWTLLLVRQAALGATRYGDFAARLPISHAVLSRRLKVMTADGLLTQRAYQDNPPRSEYLLTARGRALWPMLTTIWEWERHWVPDHAERLPAMRHLTCGAHFAPLMTCRACGESCSEKDLHAMWGPSGSWPRSMPVESTRRRPSGLSAPHVRGSDAKGAAGLFPETMNILGNRWAFALLVAAFVGTTRFSDFQRQLGASPGSLTDRLQIFTSCGVLSLAKGHYRLTEKGRAVLPVLITALQWAQRWYVSPEGPAVTLAHTGCGAPFEAVLTCDQCTERLHGSDIRADPKLD; the protein is encoded by the coding sequence ATGCTCGGCGCCCTGGGCGACGAGTGGACTCTGCTACTCGTCCGGCAGGCCGCGCTCGGCGCGACCCGATACGGCGACTTCGCCGCCCGGCTGCCGATATCGCATGCCGTGCTGTCCCGGCGACTCAAGGTAATGACGGCCGACGGCCTGTTGACACAGCGTGCGTACCAGGACAATCCGCCACGGTCGGAGTATCTGTTGACGGCCCGCGGACGCGCACTGTGGCCGATGCTGACCACGATCTGGGAGTGGGAGCGGCACTGGGTGCCCGATCACGCCGAGCGCCTACCCGCGATGCGACACCTCACCTGCGGGGCGCACTTCGCACCGCTGATGACGTGCCGAGCCTGCGGAGAGTCGTGCTCCGAGAAGGATCTTCACGCGATGTGGGGGCCAAGCGGCTCCTGGCCACGCTCCATGCCCGTCGAGTCCACGCGGCGCAGGCCTTCTGGTCTCAGTGCTCCTCACGTCCGCGGGTCCGACGCCAAGGGCGCGGCCGGGCTGTTCCCCGAGACGATGAACATCCTGGGCAACAGGTGGGCGTTCGCACTCCTGGTCGCCGCCTTCGTCGGCACCACGCGCTTCAGCGACTTCCAGAGACAACTCGGCGCCTCACCGGGGTCACTGACCGACCGGCTCCAGATCTTCACCAGCTGCGGGGTGCTGAGCCTCGCGAAGGGGCACTACCGCCTGACCGAGAAGGGGCGGGCGGTGCTGCCGGTGCTCATCACCGCCCTGCAGTGGGCGCAGCGATGGTACGTCTCACCGGAGGGCCCGGCGGTGACCTTGGCGCACACCGGATGCGGGGCGCCGTTCGAAGCCGTGTTGACCTGCGATCAGTGCACCGAAAGGCTGCACGGCTCCGACATTCGCGCCGACCCAAAATTGGACTAG
- a CDS encoding carotenoid oxygenase family protein, translated as MSNPEIVAKFLSTLPENDDDPYRTGPWRPQTTEWDDDDLTVVAGAIPTDLDGVYLRNTENPLHPALKHYHPFDGDGMMQVVGFRDGKAFYRNRFVRTDGFAEELEAGGPLWPGIAEPIELSKRDYGWGARTLMKDASSTDVTVHRGIALSSHYQCGELYQLNPLTGDTIGKTTWGGAFPTDWGVSAHPKVDDATGELLFFNYSKDAPYMHYGVVDENDALVHYVDVPLPGPRLPHDMAFTENYAILNDFPLFWSPKMLKHNVHLPRFHRDVPSRFAVIPRRGRTEDIMWFEADPTYVLHFTNAHEDGDEIVLDGFFQGHPVPALALDHMQTRLHRWRFNLNTGGVREERLTDSITEFGMINSGHAGRDYRYVYAATGKPGWFLFDGLVKHDLVTGAEERFAFSDGVYGSETAMAPRVGSAAEDDGYLITITTDMVADASYCLVFDAARVGDGPVCKLALPERVSSGTHSAWAPGAELRRWNRTDEAAAAIGL; from the coding sequence GTGAGTAATCCAGAGATCGTCGCGAAGTTCCTCTCGACGCTGCCAGAGAACGACGACGACCCCTACCGCACCGGGCCGTGGCGCCCGCAGACCACCGAGTGGGACGACGACGACCTGACGGTGGTCGCCGGTGCGATCCCGACCGATCTCGATGGGGTCTACCTGCGCAATACCGAGAACCCGCTACACCCCGCGCTGAAGCACTACCACCCGTTCGACGGTGACGGGATGATGCAGGTCGTCGGCTTCCGGGACGGAAAGGCCTTCTACCGCAACCGTTTCGTCCGCACCGACGGATTCGCCGAAGAACTCGAGGCGGGCGGCCCGCTGTGGCCGGGCATCGCCGAGCCCATCGAGCTGTCCAAGCGGGACTATGGCTGGGGCGCAAGGACATTGATGAAGGACGCGTCCAGCACCGATGTGACGGTGCATCGCGGCATCGCGCTGAGCAGCCACTACCAGTGCGGTGAGCTCTATCAGCTCAATCCACTTACCGGCGACACCATAGGCAAGACGACCTGGGGCGGGGCGTTCCCGACCGACTGGGGCGTGTCGGCACATCCCAAGGTCGACGACGCGACAGGCGAACTGCTGTTCTTCAACTACAGCAAGGACGCGCCATACATGCACTACGGCGTCGTCGACGAGAACGACGCCCTGGTGCACTACGTCGACGTGCCACTGCCCGGACCGCGACTCCCCCACGATATGGCGTTCACGGAGAACTACGCGATTCTGAACGACTTTCCACTGTTCTGGTCGCCGAAAATGCTCAAGCACAACGTGCATCTGCCGCGCTTCCACCGGGACGTACCGTCACGGTTCGCGGTGATCCCCCGCCGCGGACGCACCGAGGACATCATGTGGTTCGAGGCCGACCCGACCTACGTGCTGCACTTCACCAATGCCCACGAGGACGGCGACGAGATCGTGCTCGACGGGTTTTTCCAGGGCCACCCGGTCCCGGCGCTCGCGCTCGACCACATGCAAACCCGGCTGCACCGTTGGCGATTCAACCTCAATACCGGTGGTGTCCGCGAGGAACGCCTCACCGACAGCATCACCGAGTTCGGCATGATCAACTCCGGCCACGCGGGACGCGACTACCGCTACGTCTACGCCGCGACTGGTAAGCCCGGCTGGTTCCTGTTCGACGGCCTGGTCAAACACGACCTCGTCACCGGTGCCGAGGAGCGGTTCGCGTTCTCCGACGGCGTGTACGGCAGCGAGACCGCCATGGCGCCCAGAGTCGGCAGCGCAGCCGAGGACGACGGCTACCTGATTACAATCACCACCGACATGGTTGCCGACGCGTCCTACTGCCTGGTGTTCGACGCCGCGCGGGTGGGCGACGGACCGGTGTGCAAACTCGCTCTGCCGGAACGGGTCTCCAGCGGCACCCACTCGGCCTGGGCGCCGGGTGCGGAGCTGCGCCGCTGGAACCGGACCGACGAGGCCGCGGCAGCCATCGGCCTGTAG
- a CDS encoding acetyl-CoA acetyltransferase, protein MDTGVWILGGYQSDFARNLTREGVDFAGLTAEVVQSTLAAAQVDAAGIGVVHVGNAFGEMFAAQGHLGAMPATVVDGLWGTPASRHEAACASGSVATLAAISDLRSGAYDTALVVGVELEKTVPGDTAAQHLGAAAWTGHEGAEATFMWPYMFDQVTAEYDRRFGIDETHLRAIASLNLANARANPNAQTRDWSVPEPITDDDIANPPVEGRIRRFDCSQMTDGGAGLVLVSDHYLRAHPAARPIGRIEGWGHRTVGLGLRQKLDRSGDEPYVMPHVRRAVLDAFDRARITLDDLDGIEVHDCFTTSEYMAIDHIGLTGPGESWKAVENGDIEIGGRLPINPSGGLIGGGHPVGATGVRMLVDAARQVSGTAGDYQVDGARTFGTLNIGGSTATTVSFIVTGSREVGL, encoded by the coding sequence ATGGACACGGGTGTGTGGATCCTCGGCGGCTACCAGAGCGACTTCGCCCGCAATCTGACGCGCGAGGGCGTCGACTTCGCAGGCCTGACGGCCGAGGTGGTGCAGTCCACACTCGCTGCCGCGCAGGTCGATGCGGCCGGTATCGGCGTGGTCCACGTCGGCAATGCCTTCGGGGAGATGTTCGCCGCTCAGGGCCACCTTGGGGCCATGCCGGCCACCGTCGTCGATGGTCTCTGGGGCACCCCCGCATCGCGCCACGAGGCGGCGTGCGCGTCAGGCAGCGTCGCGACCCTCGCCGCAATCTCCGACCTGCGCTCCGGTGCGTACGACACCGCACTGGTCGTCGGCGTCGAGCTGGAGAAGACCGTTCCCGGTGACACCGCCGCACAACACCTGGGCGCGGCCGCGTGGACCGGCCACGAGGGCGCCGAGGCCACGTTCATGTGGCCGTACATGTTCGACCAGGTCACCGCCGAGTACGACCGCCGCTTCGGCATCGACGAGACGCACCTGCGGGCCATTGCGAGCCTGAATCTCGCCAATGCGCGAGCCAACCCCAACGCCCAGACCCGGGACTGGTCGGTGCCCGAACCGATCACTGATGACGACATCGCGAACCCACCCGTCGAGGGCCGCATCCGCCGGTTCGACTGCAGCCAGATGACCGACGGCGGCGCGGGACTCGTCCTGGTCTCCGACCACTACCTACGCGCCCATCCGGCGGCCCGCCCCATCGGCCGCATCGAGGGCTGGGGACATCGCACTGTCGGCCTCGGGCTGCGGCAGAAGCTCGACCGCTCCGGTGACGAGCCCTACGTGATGCCGCACGTGCGCCGCGCGGTGCTCGACGCCTTCGACCGGGCCCGGATCACCCTCGACGATCTCGACGGTATCGAGGTGCACGACTGCTTCACCACCAGCGAGTACATGGCGATCGACCACATCGGCCTGACCGGGCCCGGCGAGTCCTGGAAGGCCGTCGAGAACGGCGATATCGAGATCGGCGGGCGCCTGCCCATCAACCCCAGCGGCGGGCTCATCGGCGGCGGTCACCCCGTTGGCGCCACGGGTGTGCGCATGCTCGTCGACGCGGCCCGACAGGTCAGCGGCACCGCGGGTGACTACCAGGTCGACGGTGCACGGACGTTCGGCACGCTCAACATCGGGGGCAGTACAGCCACCACTGTCAGCTTCATCGTCACTGGTTCACGGGAGGTCGGACTGTGA
- a CDS encoding GAF and ANTAR domain-containing protein, translating to MTAQNHDLARRMADLARSTAMPRTVEEVLKDVTSAAMELIDGVDIAGVLLVGKNGSFETLAPTSDLMFKLDELQMRYLEGPCVRAALAEIVVRTDDFRKETKWPNYSPKVVELGVLSGLSFKLYTADRTAGALNLFAYEPRLWDVEAETIGMVLAAHAAAAIMASREGDQLQSALSTRDRIGQAKGIVMERYGIDDVAAFAMLRRLSQDTNTKLIDIAQRVIDTRGG from the coding sequence ATGACGGCACAGAACCACGATCTCGCCCGCCGGATGGCGGACTTGGCCAGGTCTACTGCGATGCCGAGAACCGTCGAAGAGGTGCTCAAGGATGTGACCTCGGCCGCCATGGAGTTGATCGACGGCGTCGATATCGCCGGTGTGCTGCTGGTCGGCAAGAACGGCAGCTTCGAGACCCTGGCGCCCACGTCGGACCTGATGTTCAAGCTCGACGAGTTACAGATGCGCTATCTGGAGGGCCCGTGTGTTCGGGCGGCCCTAGCCGAGATCGTCGTCCGCACCGACGACTTCCGTAAGGAGACGAAATGGCCGAACTACTCGCCCAAGGTCGTCGAACTGGGTGTCCTGAGCGGTCTGTCGTTCAAGCTCTACACCGCTGACCGCACGGCAGGGGCGCTCAACCTCTTCGCGTACGAGCCGAGGCTGTGGGATGTCGAGGCGGAGACCATCGGCATGGTTCTCGCCGCGCACGCCGCGGCCGCCATCATGGCCAGCCGCGAGGGCGATCAGCTGCAGTCGGCGCTGTCGACGCGCGACCGCATCGGTCAGGCCAAGGGCATCGTCATGGAGCGGTACGGCATCGACGACGTGGCGGCGTTCGCGATGCTGCGTCGGTTGTCCCAGGACACCAACACCAAGCTGATCGATATCGCACAGAGGGTCATCGACACGCGGGGAGGCTGA
- a CDS encoding dihydrodipicolinate synthase family protein, producing MTNKDIHGILAYPVTPFSAEQAVDTDQLATLVDRLVVGGAHGIVPLGSTGESAYLTEDEFDAVVDVTISVVNGRVPVIIGASDLTTANTVRRARYAERAGADAVMVLPISYWKLSEREITTHYATIGAAIGIPIMVYNNPATSGIDMSPELLVRMFTEIDNVTMVKESTGDLSRMLRIADLSDRQLPFYNGSNPMALAAFNAGAKGWCTAAPNLRPQPCVDLYDAIRAGDQARAEAIYADLAPLLEFIVAGGLPTTVKGGLELLGRGVGVPRPPLLPLDDAGRDALRRLLATG from the coding sequence ATGACCAACAAGGACATTCACGGCATTCTCGCCTACCCCGTCACACCATTCAGCGCGGAGCAGGCCGTCGACACCGATCAGCTCGCCACTCTCGTCGACCGGTTGGTGGTCGGCGGGGCCCACGGGATCGTCCCCCTCGGCAGCACCGGCGAGAGCGCATATCTCACCGAGGACGAGTTCGACGCCGTCGTCGACGTCACGATCAGCGTGGTCAACGGTCGCGTCCCGGTGATCATCGGCGCATCCGACCTCACCACGGCCAACACCGTTCGGCGGGCGCGCTACGCGGAACGGGCTGGAGCCGACGCAGTGATGGTCCTGCCGATCTCCTACTGGAAGCTCTCCGAGCGCGAGATCACCACGCACTACGCGACGATCGGCGCGGCCATCGGCATCCCGATCATGGTCTACAACAATCCCGCTACAAGCGGGATCGACATGAGCCCTGAGCTTCTGGTGCGCATGTTCACCGAGATCGACAACGTCACCATGGTCAAGGAGTCGACCGGAGACCTGTCGCGCATGCTGCGGATCGCCGATCTCAGCGACCGCCAGCTGCCGTTCTACAACGGCAGCAACCCGATGGCACTGGCGGCCTTCAACGCCGGCGCGAAGGGCTGGTGCACGGCGGCGCCGAACCTGCGCCCCCAACCGTGTGTGGATCTCTACGACGCCATTCGTGCCGGTGACCAGGCCCGTGCCGAGGCGATCTACGCCGATCTCGCACCGCTCTTGGAGTTCATCGTGGCGGGTGGGCTGCCCACCACCGTCAAGGGCGGCCTCGAGTTATTGGGCCGGGGTGTCGGAGTGCCGCGGCCACCGCTGCTGCCGCTCGACGACGCCGGACGCGACGCGCTTCGCCGCCTACTCGCCACGGGCTAG